From a region of the Paenibacillus sp. FSL R10-2734 genome:
- a CDS encoding 4-hydroxy-3-methylbut-2-enyl diphosphate reductase, which yields MEVIKISPRGYCYGVVDAMVMARQAAQNLDLPRPIYILGMIVHNSHVTNSFEDDGIITLDGHNRLDILDKVDSGTVIFTAHGVSPEVRKMARDKGLTTVDATCPDVTKTHDLIQEKVDDGYEVIYIGKKGHPEPEGAVGIAPEHVHLIEKEDEIATLSIPSSRIVITNQTTMSQWDIKNIMKKLLETFPGAEVHNEICMATQVRQEAVAEQAGQCDLVIVVGDPRSNNSNRLAQVSEEIAGVPAHRISDVSELNTDWLKGVNIVGVTSGASTPTPITKEVINYLEQYDSENPETWEIKRTVNMAKLLPPVKNKSASNT from the coding sequence ATGGAAGTCATTAAAATTTCTCCCCGGGGATATTGTTACGGAGTAGTCGATGCTATGGTAATGGCACGGCAGGCTGCGCAAAATCTCGATCTTCCCCGGCCGATTTATATACTGGGCATGATTGTGCATAATAGTCATGTCACGAATTCATTCGAGGACGATGGCATTATTACCTTGGACGGTCATAACCGTCTGGATATTCTCGATAAAGTAGACAGTGGAACTGTTATATTCACTGCTCACGGAGTTTCACCTGAGGTGCGTAAGATGGCAAGGGATAAAGGGTTGACTACGGTCGATGCTACCTGTCCTGATGTGACTAAGACGCATGATCTCATTCAGGAAAAAGTCGACGATGGCTATGAGGTTATTTACATCGGTAAGAAAGGCCATCCGGAACCGGAAGGTGCTGTCGGCATTGCTCCAGAGCATGTGCATTTAATTGAAAAAGAAGATGAGATTGCAACGCTATCCATCCCTTCTTCACGGATTGTGATTACGAATCAGACCACTATGAGTCAGTGGGATATTAAAAATATTATGAAAAAGCTTCTAGAGACCTTCCCAGGTGCCGAAGTGCATAATGAGATATGTATGGCTACTCAGGTGCGCCAAGAGGCTGTAGCGGAACAGGCGGGCCAATGCGATCTAGTGATTGTTGTTGGCGATCCACGAAGCAACAACTCTAATCGTCTGGCACAGGTGTCGGAAGAAATCGCAGGTGTTCCTGCCCATCGGATTTCTGATGTGTCTGAACTTAACACAGACTGGCTGAAGGGTGTAAATATTGTAGGGGTTACTTCTGGCGCGTCTACACCTACACCGATTACGAAAGAAGTTATTAATTATTTGGAGCAGTATGATTCCGAGAATCCCGAAACATGGGAGATCAAGCGTACCGTGAATATGGCGAAGTTACTTCCTCCGGTTAAGAATAAGAGTGCAAGTAATACTTAA